The proteins below are encoded in one region of Canis lupus familiaris isolate Mischka breed German Shepherd chromosome 21, alternate assembly UU_Cfam_GSD_1.0, whole genome shotgun sequence:
- the OR51B5 gene encoding olfactory receptor family 51 subfamily B member 5 — MWPNSSSSSFLLTGFPGLEAVHHWISTPFFFIYVSILLGNSTLLLLIKEDHNLHEPMYYFLAMLAATDLGLTLTTMPTVLGVLWLDHREIGKVACFSQAYFIHSLAFVESGVLLAMAYDRFIAICNPLRYSSILTNNQVLKIGLGVLMRGFISVVPPILPLYFFPYCHSHILSHAFCLHQDVIKLACADTTFNRLYPVVLVVLIFVLDSLIILISYVLILKRVLSIASKEERAKTLNTCVSHICCVLVFYVTVIGLSLIHRFGKQVPHIVHLTMSYIYFIFPPLMNPIIYSVKTKQIQIGIFRLFTTHRIKV; from the coding sequence ATGTGGCCCAACAGCAGTTCCAGTTCCTTCCTTTTGACTGGTTTTCCAGGCTTGGAGGCAGTTCACCACTGGATTTCCACACCCTTCTTTTTCATCTACGTCTCTATCCTTTTAGGCAACAGCACTCTCCTTCTTCTCATTAAGGAAGATCACAATCTTCATGAGCCCATGTACTACTTCCTGGCCATGCTGGCAGCCACAGACCTAGGGCTGACCTTGACCACAATGCCTACAGTGTTGGGAGTCCTCTGGTTGGATCACAGGGAGATTGGAAAAGTAGCCTGTTTTTCTCAAGCCTACTTTATACACTCACTTGCCTTTGTAGAATCTGGTGTTTTGCTTGCTATGGCCTATGATCGTtttattgccatttgcaaccccCTTAGATATAGCTCTATACTCACTAATAATCAAGTGCTGAAAATTGGGCTAGGAGTTCTGATGAGGGGGTTTATATCTGTTGTTCCTCCAATCTTACCCCTTTACTTTTTTCCCTATTGCCATTCCCACATCCTCTCACATGCATTCTGCCTTCACCAGGACGTCATCAAACTGGCCTGTGCTGATACCACCTTCAATCGCCTATATCCAGTTGTGCTTGTAGTCTTGATATTTGTGCTGGATTCTCTGATTATCCTCATCTCCTATGTGTTGATACTCAAGAGAGTCCTGAGTATTGCCTCCAAAGAAGAGAGGGCCAAGACCCTCAACACCTGTGTCTCCCATATCTGCTGTGTCCTGGTTTTCTATGTCACAGTGATTGGACTGTCTCTGATTCATCGGTTTGGAAAGCAGGTTCCACATATTGTTCACCTTACTATGagctacatatattttattttccctccattAATGAATCCTATAATCTATAGTGTCAAGACCAAGCAGATCCAGATTGGCATTTTTCGCCTTTTCACTACCCATAGAATCAAAGTATGA
- the OR51B10 gene encoding olfactory receptor family 51 subfamily B member 10 (The RefSeq protein has 1 substitution compared to this genomic sequence) has product MWPNISAAPFLLTGFPGLEIFHPWISISFFVIYVSILLSNGTLLFLIREDHTLHEPMYYFLAILAATDLGVTLTTMPTVLGVLWLDHRAISHEACYFQAYLIHSLSIVESGVLLIMAYDRFIAIRNPLRYTSILTNAKVVKIGLGILMRGFILIVPIIITLSGFPYCKSHVLSHAFCLHQDVIKLACADITFNRIYPIVLVSLTGFLDSILILISYILILNTIMGIASGKERAKALNTCVSHISCVLVFYVTVTGLTLIHRFGKYVPHIVHIIMSYIYFLFPPFMNPIIYSIKTKQIRNGINHLLSFHRI; this is encoded by the coding sequence ATGTGGCCCAACATCAGTGCTACCCCTTTTCTACTGACTGGCTTCCCAGGTCTGGAGATATTTCATCCTTGGATCTCGATCTCCTTCTTTGTCATTTATGTCTCCATACTCCTCAGCAATGGTACCCTCCTCTTCCTTATCAGAGAAGACCACACTCTCCATGAGCCAATGTACTACTTTTTGGCGATATTGGCAGCCACAGACCTTGGAGTGACTTTGACAACGATGCCTACTGTGCTTGGTGTTCTATGGCTTGATCATAGGGCCATCAGCCATGAAGCCTGCTACTTTCAGGCCTATCTAATCCATTCACTCTCTATTGTAGAGTCTGGAGTCTTGCTCATTATGGCCTATGATCGTTTTATTGCCATCCGCAACCCCCTGAGATACACTTCCATTCTCACTAATGCTAAGGTGGTGAAGATAGGTCTGGGGATTCTAATGAGGGGATTTATCCTCATTGTTCCTATAATCATCACTCTCTCTGGATTCCCCTACTGCAAATCCCATGTCCTCTCCCATGCTTTCTGCTTACACCAGGATGTGATCAAACTGGCCTGTGCCGACATCACCTTTAATAGAATCTATCCTATAGTCCTGGTCTCATTAACTGGTTTCTTGGACTCTATACTTATTCTTATCTCTTATATTTTAATCCTTAATACTATCATGGGAATTGCCTCAGGTAAGGAGCGGGCTAAGGCTCTAAACACTTGTGTCTCCCACATTAGCTGTGTTCTGGTTTTTTATGTCACTGTTACTGGGCTGACTCTCATTCATCGATTTGGGAAATATGTGCCTCATATAGTTCATATTATCATGAgctatatatatttcctattccCTCCATTTATGAATCCAATAATCTATAGTATTAAGACAAAGCAGATAAGGAATGGTATCAATCACCTTCTCTCTTTCCATAGAATTTGA